A single region of the Lycium barbarum isolate Lr01 chromosome 2, ASM1917538v2, whole genome shotgun sequence genome encodes:
- the LOC132626739 gene encoding uncharacterized protein LOC132626739: MDHISSTPCDFVVDLEMCKSPSEEAASPDPIQVGKSFFNNICDDEELVQAENGLCMISNVKDKVKGLVADNSVEKKKLKDKRKSTSAKKPPRPPRGLSLDAADQKLIEEIAELTMIKRARIERIKALKKLKAAKASSTSSSTGSVLAFLFTVIFFLVLCFQGMSSGSSVVSSHDSPQPLFNNTTPIYPLELLLRVLGHPI; the protein is encoded by the exons ATGGATCATATCTCATCAACACCTTGTGATTTTGTGGTTGATCTTGAGATGTGCAAGAGCCCGAGCGAAGAAGCAGCAAGTCCTGATCCTATTCAAGTAGGGAAGAGTTTTTTCAACAATATATGTGATGATGAAGAACTTGTTCAAGCTGAAAATGGGCTTTGTATGATCAGCAATGTAAAGGATAAGGTCAAGGGGTTAGTGGCTGATAATAGTGTAGAGAAGAAAAAACTGAAAGATAAGCGTAAATCCACAAGTGCTAAAAAGCCTCCCAGACCTCCAAGAGGATTGTCCTTGGATGCTGCTGACCAGAAACTTATCGAAGAGATCGCTGAACTCACAATGATTAAACGTGCACGGATTGAGCGAATTAAGGCTTTGAAGAAACTGAAAGCAGCAAAAGCATCTTCAACTTCATCTTCGACAGGCAGTGTCCTTGCCTTTCTGTTCACTGTCATCTTCTTTCTCGTGCTGTGTTTTCAAG GGATGTCCTCTGGAAGTTCAGTTGTGAGTTCTCATGATTCGCCTCAACCATTATTCAACAATACTACTCCGATCTATCCGCTAGAACTGCTGCTAAGAGTTCTGGGTCACCCAA TTTAG